The following nucleotide sequence is from Mesobacillus jeotgali.
CGCATACGTATTTCCGCCAATTTCAATTTCAAAAACAATCTTCTCATTATTTTTCCAGACACAGTCATAGTATCGTTCAATTCTTCCCGCTTTTTCGGGCAGGAATTCACCAAGGGTCTTGCCATTGATATCATTCGGGGTGAAGCCTAGGTCGTCCAGCAGTCCGCCGCCGACAATGTGGTGGATGAAATCATTTCCCTGCTTTGACAGCTTAAAAATGATCCCATAGTGGCTATGGATCATTTCCTCGGTTCTCCTCCATAACTTTTCGGGAGGGTCCTTCAGAAAGCTGTCGTCCGCAATCGCCGAAAAGTAAAATCCTCTCATGATGAAAAAGTAGCCAATCGCCTTGTATAAATGTCCAGTAAAATTATCGATATCATAAACGCTCTGGTAAATGGTGAACACGAGCTCAGATAAAAAAAGAAACGTGAATGCCAGCGCTACGTACAGATGCTGGCCGTTCTTGCCTTCGTTATAAAAATAAAGCGATATGACAATAGAGATGAAGTGAAGGAAACTGACACCGTATTCTATGAGGTTTTTCAAGATGGTTGTCCCTTTGCCTTCAATGACGAGCAGCGGGAGGCTTTGTTCATACTTGAAAATCACGAACATGATGACACCTATAACACCTGTACAAATTGCCAGGCAGATACGCCTTGGATCCTGCTGCAGCTTGCGTTCGGGCAACATGAGGACAAGCACCATCATCAATGCTTCAATACTGCGTGCCGTCACCCAGAACCATGTCGCCTTCGCAATCGAGCTTTCGGTTATAAAAAAGGGCATCCCTTTGAAAGTAAGTGTGTGCAATAAGTCGAGCATTCCGACTATGAAAAATAAAAAGCTCAGCATCAGGATTTTCCGGGATTTCGAAATACCGAAAACTTTCCAGCCGTATGAAAAGATTGAAAAGGAAACAGCAATACTGAAAAATTCCAAAATCGTATGGATGGCAAGATAATTTTCAGGATTCAAATAGGACGAAAGGTCGGCATGATAGAGATGGATCAGCATCAAAAGCATGACCGCAGCTACAATGTAAACGAGAAACCTTCCCTCCGACATGCTCTTCTCCATTTTGCTCACCTGCTTAGGGAGGATATAATTACCTTTATTATAAGCACCATCCGCGCCCCCTGCTTAGCGTACATATAGCCGTTTTGTGAATATTGACAATTCCGGCCAAATACATATAAGGGTTTTGCTATTTTTCTTTTATTCGGTAAAGTGGTAGTTAGATAGATTTGAAGGACGTGTAATCATGAAAATGAAAGAACTTTTGCCCCGTTTTAGCGTGCCTGTCTTCAAGGGCATTGCCTTAACCCTGGTTCTGGCACTGGCCGCGCGCTTGATCGCTGGCCTTCCATTCTTCGCGATCCTGGGACAGCTTGTCATTGCCATCATGCTTGGAATGATATGGCGGGCGTCTGTCGGAGTGAACAGCGGACTATTGGAAGGTGCCTCATATTCCAGCAAAAAGCTGCTTCGCCTCGGAATCATTTTGCTTGGATTCAGGCTGAATCTCTATGATATATACAATGCCGGAACGACGGTGTTTTTGATCGCATTCGCGAACCTTACCTTCGCTTTAATCGCTGTTTATGGATTAAGCCGGCTCTTTAAGGTCGAGAAAAGGCTTGGCATCCTGACTGCCTGCGGCACTGCGATTTGCGGAGCGGCGGCTGTCGTTGCGATCGCTCCAGTCATCAAGGCAAATGAAAAAGAAACGGCTGTCGGTGCAGCCAATGTTGCTGTGCTTGGAACGATTTTTACCATTCTTTATACCTTGATCTTCTCCTATCTCGACTTGAATGCGCTCGATTATGGTGTTTTTGCGGGAGGAACCTTGCACGAAATCGCCCATGTCGTAGCCGCTGCCGACCCGGCTGGCCAGGCAGCACTCGACCTCGCCATTATCGTAAAATTGACCAGGGTTGCGCTGCTTGTTCCAGTTGCTATTTTGATAGGGTTCCTTCTGCAGCGAAAAGAAAGCGGTGAAGCTGGTAAAAAAATGACGCTGGCTAACCTCCCGATTCCCTGGTTTATCCTTGGGTTCCTTGCGGTGAGTGCATTCAATACCACAGGAGTTGTCAGTGATGGCGCTGCGTCAGCCATCGTCAGCCTCGCCTACTTGCTCATCGGCATGGCCATGGCAGGACTCGGTTTGAATGTTGACTTCAAATCATTCAGGCAAATGGGTGGAAAGGCTCTGACAGCAGGACTTGCAGGATCTGTGCTGCTTTCGGTGTTTGGGTACTTATTGGTGGTGCTAATGCTGTAGGTGAGCGATTGTTCAGACGGACAGATTGAGGAAAAGTTGGCGTGATTGTGGACGAGCCAGGGACTTTTCGGACAGCTTTGAAGTTAAGATGCGCAAAGTTGTCCGAACCCGGGGCTACTTCAGACAGCTTTGGGGTTTCAATCCGAAAAGTTGTCCGAACCCGGGGCTACTTCAGACAGCTTTGGGGTTTCAATCCGGAAAGTTGTCCGAACCCTAGCCTGAACCCCATTTCATTTGGATTATTCCACAAAGATCTTCCCAGGATTGAGAATTCCGTTCGGATCGAGGGTTTTCTTAATCGACTTCATGACATCATAGGCAGCGCCATGCTCTAATCGCTGATATTTTGCTTTCCCCAGGCCAACACCATGTTCTCCTGTGCAGGTGCCTCCCCGCTTCAGTGCATAGTGGACGATTTCCTGATTGATCCGTTCGCCTTCTTTTACTTCAACAGGGTTTTCCTTGTCCATCAGCAGCAAAACGTGATAGTTGCCGTCACCGACATGGCCGACGATCGAACCTTCAATCGCAGAAGCATCAATCAATTCACGGGTGTGGAGAATCGCCCCGGTCAATTCAGAAACCGGAACACTGACATCCGTCAGCATGATGCTTTTCTTGCCGGCTGTATGTTTGTAGGCGTAAAGCAGATTGTGCCTTGCTTCCCAAAGCTGGTTGCGCGCTTTGGAGTCTGCCTCGAATTGGAAGTTGTAGCATCCATGGTCCTTCAAAATCTCAGTGGCAAACTCTACATCCTGTGCCAGTCCTGCTTCGTTGCCGTGGAATTCCATGAACAGCGTCGTGCTTTCTTCATAATCTGTTTCCATGAACTCATTCACTTTTTTTACCGACTCTGCATCGACGAACTCGATCCTGGCCACTGGAATGCCTCCGGCCAAAATGCCAACCACGGCATCGACTGCATTTTTTACAGAAGGAAAAACTGCCCGCCCTGCGGTGATCGCCTCTGGGATGCCATATACTTTCAGCGTAAGTTCAGTGATAACACCAAGCGTTCCTTCCGAGCCGACAAACATGCCGTTTAAATGTATTCCTGAAGATGACTTGGCTGCAAGGCTGCCGGTATGGATGATGTCACCGTTCGCAAGCACAACCTCAAGGTCCCGCACCTGGTCGCGCATGATGCCGTAACGGACTGAAGTGGTGCCGCTTGCATTCGTTGCCGCCATCCCGCCAAGCGTCGCATCTGCACCTGGGTCAACGGTGAAAAACAAGCCATATTTCTTCAGCTCTTTATTCAGGACAGAACGTGTTACGCCAGGCTGGACTTTGACGAGAAAGTCGCTTTCCTTCACTTCAACGATGGAATTCATCTGTGAAAGGTCAAGAGAAATTCCGCCATTCACCGGGATGACATGTCCTTCCAGACTTGTTCCCAATCCGAAAGCCACGACAGGAATTTTCCGCTCATTTGCGAATTTGAGCACCTTGCTGACATCCTCTTTATCCTGCGGGAATACAACGACATCCGGCAGGCGCGGTTCGTGATATGATTCATCCCGGCCATGAAGCTCCAAAACCGTTTCATTCACCGTTACAAGTTCCTCACCTATGACCTTCTTCAACTCATCTATGTAGCCTGCCATTTCAATCTCCCCTTTTAAAAAAGTTATGAATATTGGAATCCCGCATATCAGAAACTTGCTTTTAACTGGTTACGAACCCAGGTATCTAGCATAATAGGATTTTGCTTTTACCGTATCATTCGTGCCATGGATGAGGACCCTTCCGTCCTGGAAAATGACCATGGTGATTTCCTCGTTCGGCATGAAGCGGAGCAAAAATGGATTGCCTTTGACCTCTCCATTATTTTTCAGGGTGCTGGCCAGTTTCTCCAGATCCTGTTTCGTTTTTTGCCGCGGATTGATCTGGATGGTGTTCCGGCCGCATAAGGATGCATAGTTAATTTGCTGGTCTGATGAACGATCTAGAAATTCGTAATTGTGGTGGACACATGCCGGGCATTCTGGATTACGCCCCTGGCTGACGTCCATTTGCAAAAAGGAGTTGTACCAGATATCCATCTGTTCAAGATTCGGATTCGACTCTGCCCCCACGAGTATCTTGAGTACCTCGACTGCTTCGAAGGATCCGATGATATCCGTAATCGGCGAAAGCACACCGATGCTGTCGCATGTTTCACCCAGTCCCGCAGGAACAGATGGGAACAAGCAACGATAGCAAGGAGTTTCACCCGGCTTGATGACGGCGAACATCCCACGTGAACTGACAGCCCCTCCGTACACCCACGGAATGCCATGTTTGACGGCAACATCATTGATGAGATAACGGGCCATGAAATTATCGGTCCCATCGACAATGACATCAAAGCCTGCAAGCAGATCCTCTGCGTTGTCGAGCGTCAAAT
It contains:
- a CDS encoding MASE3 domain-containing protein, whose protein sequence is MEKSMSEGRFLVYIVAAVMLLMLIHLYHADLSSYLNPENYLAIHTILEFFSIAVSFSIFSYGWKVFGISKSRKILMLSFLFFIVGMLDLLHTLTFKGMPFFITESSIAKATWFWVTARSIEALMMVLVLMLPERKLQQDPRRICLAICTGVIGVIMFVIFKYEQSLPLLVIEGKGTTILKNLIEYGVSFLHFISIVISLYFYNEGKNGQHLYVALAFTFLFLSELVFTIYQSVYDIDNFTGHLYKAIGYFFIMRGFYFSAIADDSFLKDPPEKLWRRTEEMIHSHYGIIFKLSKQGNDFIHHIVGGGLLDDLGFTPNDINGKTLGEFLPEKAGRIERYYDCVWKNNEKIVFEIEIGGNTYAISLMPVMNNGEVVEIAGAVMGIVRYSRLDRCSRNTKANAL
- a CDS encoding FAD-binding oxidoreductase produces the protein MAGYIDELKKVIGEELVTVNETVLELHGRDESYHEPRLPDVVVFPQDKEDVSKVLKFANERKIPVVAFGLGTSLEGHVIPVNGGISLDLSQMNSIVEVKESDFLVKVQPGVTRSVLNKELKKYGLFFTVDPGADATLGGMAATNASGTTSVRYGIMRDQVRDLEVVLANGDIIHTGSLAAKSSSGIHLNGMFVGSEGTLGVITELTLKVYGIPEAITAGRAVFPSVKNAVDAVVGILAGGIPVARIEFVDAESVKKVNEFMETDYEESTTLFMEFHGNEAGLAQDVEFATEILKDHGCYNFQFEADSKARNQLWEARHNLLYAYKHTAGKKSIMLTDVSVPVSELTGAILHTRELIDASAIEGSIVGHVGDGNYHVLLLMDKENPVEVKEGERINQEIVHYALKRGGTCTGEHGVGLGKAKYQRLEHGAAYDVMKSIKKTLDPNGILNPGKIFVE
- a CDS encoding YeiH family protein is translated as MKMKELLPRFSVPVFKGIALTLVLALAARLIAGLPFFAILGQLVIAIMLGMIWRASVGVNSGLLEGASYSSKKLLRLGIILLGFRLNLYDIYNAGTTVFLIAFANLTFALIAVYGLSRLFKVEKRLGILTACGTAICGAAAVVAIAPVIKANEKETAVGAANVAVLGTIFTILYTLIFSYLDLNALDYGVFAGGTLHEIAHVVAAADPAGQAALDLAIIVKLTRVALLVPVAILIGFLLQRKESGEAGKKMTLANLPIPWFILGFLAVSAFNTTGVVSDGAASAIVSLAYLLIGMAMAGLGLNVDFKSFRQMGGKALTAGLAGSVLLSVFGYLLVVLML
- a CDS encoding ThiF family adenylyltransferase, yielding MIEMERYSRQILFKPIGRDGQEKLLKSSAVIVGMGALGTVISNHLVRSGVGHVRIIDRDLVELSNLQRQTLYDEDDARDNLPKVVAAEKKLKKINSAIKVEPIIADLTLDNAEDLLAGFDVIVDGTDNFMARYLINDVAVKHGIPWVYGGAVSSRGMFAVIKPGETPCYRCLFPSVPAGLGETCDSIGVLSPITDIIGSFEAVEVLKILVGAESNPNLEQMDIWYNSFLQMDVSQGRNPECPACVHHNYEFLDRSSDQQINYASLCGRNTIQINPRQKTKQDLEKLASTLKNNGEVKGNPFLLRFMPNEEITMVIFQDGRVLIHGTNDTVKAKSYYARYLGS